The window TTGATTCGCCAGTTCCTGGTCGATGTCGATTGGGGTGAGCTCGACTACCTGTTGATCGATCTCCCGCCGGGCACGGGCGACGCGGCGCTCACGCTCACCCAGCAAGCGCCGCTTGCCGGTGCCGTGATCGTCACGACCGCGAACGATCTCTCGGTGATCGATGCGCGCAAGAGCCTCTCCATGTTCGAGAAGGTCGATGTTCCGGTTCTCGGCATCGTCGAGAACATGGCCTACTTCGTCCCGCCGGATCTTCCCGATCGCAAGTACCACATCTTCGGCAAGGACGGAGGCAAACGCATCGCCGACGAACTGGGCGTGGATTTTCTGGGCGAGATTCCGATCGATACCCGCGTGGTCGAAGGCGGCGACCTGGGACGCCCGATCCTCGTTCACGCCCCCGAGAGCGATGCCGCGGAAGCCTTCCGCTCCCTGGCCGGCAGCGTCGCCCGCAAGCTCGCCATCCTGGCAGCACGAAGCCCGGCCATCGCCGACGCCAACATCACCTGGGTGAGCTGAACGTCCGTTCGCCTAGGTGCGCCTAGCGGGTGCCGTGGAGAAGGTTGCGGTAGAGGGGCGGGGCAGGAAGTTTGAGATCCTTCGGTGCCCGATCGATATATTCCTGATAGCTGATCTGGCGTAGAGGAATACGCGGATCCGGATCGAAGAACGTCTCCGGCACCTGGACTTGCCGAGTCCAGTTCACGTAACGGTTCTCGGCGCGGCGTTGCGAACTGCGCATCCAGACGCGGGTGAGGACGGGCAGCTTTTCGTCGTCCTGGGTCGTGCAGACTTCGCGGCGACCTTCCTGGCTCGTCAGGCGGTAGAGATCGCATTTGTTCCCCGCGAAATCCTGCTCGCGGACGAATTCACCCCCGGCCGCGACCAGCGCGTCGAGTTCCCTGCCGAAGGGTCGCTTGCCGGCTGCGGAATCCTTCAGCGCTTTCGGATTCCGCTCGATGCTCACCCCCGTCTGCTCCAGGCGGTCGATGATGATATAGCGGTCGCCGCGAACGAGGGTCACGATCGGATGCGCCGCGATCACGGTCTCCGAGCGGAAGAGTGGCCCTCGGGACCAGAGCTGCTCGACGCTGATGGGGACATCCCCAGCCGCGTACTTCTCCGCGTACCACATGTCCTGGGCATCGGCGGTGTGTGCGGCCAGCCCGAACAGGGCGACGGCGAGCACCAGCGTGCCTGCCCAGCCTCCCGATCGTGTTCCGTCCCGCAACAAGGCGGCGATCTTACCGTTCATTACCTTCCCCGCCCATGACCAGCCGGAGGATCGCGTGCTCGGTGGCCGGCTCGGACCCCACAGGGGGTGCCGGGCTCCAGCTCGACCTGCAGGTCTTCCGGGCGCTGGGTGTGCACGGAGCCGCCGTCCCGACGGCCCTTACCATTCAAGACACCGTCAAGGTCCATCGGGTGCTGCCAACCTTCCCGTCGGTCGTCTTGGATCAACTTCGCGTGCTGTTCGGCGATCTTCCGCCCCACGCCTTGAAGCTCGGCATGCTCGCCAGTGATGATGTGGTGCGAAACGTCGCATGGGGGTTGGAGGTGCTGCCCCCGGCCACTCCGATCGTCATCGACCCCATCCTGTTCTCCAGCAGCGGAACGCCGCTCCTGGAGCGACGGGCCTGGCCGATGCTCCAGGAACTGTTCGGGCGCGCCGCTCTCGTCACCCCGAACCGGCCCGAGGCGGAGGCCCTGCTCGGCTGCGACGTCGGCACACCTAAAGCTGCCGAGGAGGCCGCGCGCGCATTCATCAAGGAGTTCGGCGCGGAAGCGGCCCTGGTCAAGGGAGGCCACGCGGAAGGTGCGCCGGATGATGTGCTCGCCCATCGGGAGGGCGACGAGATCCGCGTCGAGTGGCTGTCCGGGGAGCGCATCGAAACGGGGCCGGTCCACGGAACCGGCTGCGCCCTCTCGGCAGCTGTCACCGCAGAACTTGCCATGGGTCGTGGTCTGCGCGACGCCGTCGTCACCGCCCATGCCTTCGTGGCCGACGCAATCCGAAACTCGTTTCCAGCAGGCAGCGGCGCCCGCCTGCTGGGCTTTCCAGCGCCGGCATGAGCGAAACGCCGCAGGAAATCTACGCAGATCGCAAGGCGAGGCGGAGCGCGGATGCCGATCGTTGGGCAGCCCTCGATGCCCGGCTGCAGAGGGTGCGGCTCGGCGTCTTCGCCGTTGGCGTTGCGATGGCATTCGCTGTCTTCGGCGCGGACGCGCTTGATTTCCGCTGGCTCGCGCTCCCGACCGTTCTCTTCATCGGGCTGCTCTTCTGGCACGATCGGGTGCTGGGATTCCGGGCACGGGCAGAACGTGCGACGGCCTTCTTCGAGCGCGGAATCGCTCGGCTCGAACATCGCTTCGCCGGCAACGGAACGAGTGGTTCCGAGCATGAGCCGGCCGATCACGCCTACGCGCGGGATCTCGATCTCTTCGGCGAAGGATCCCTCTTCGAACGCATGTGTCTGGCGCGTACCCGCGGCGGGGAGGAGATGCTGGCGAGCTGGCTGCTCTCACCGGCGAAGGTCGAAGACGTCATTGCCCGTCAGGAAGCCGCAATCGAGCTTCGGGATCGTCTCGATCTCCGCGAAGATCTCTGTCTCGTCGGCGATGACGTGCGGTCGGGCCTTCACCCGGAAACCCTGCGGCGCTGGGGCGAGGCACCGCCGGTCGGCTTCCATGCCGCTCATCGGGTCATCGCCGTGACGATGGCCGTGGTCACGCTCACGACGCTGGCCGCCTGGCTGCTTGGCTCCCTGGGGCCTGCCGGCCCCGTGGCCTTTGCCTTCGTGGGTGCCGCCCAGCTCGCCTTTGCGTGGCGGATTCGAAGACGCGTCCAGGCCACAGTGAAGGCGGTCGACGGGCCGACACGAGATCTCGACCTGCTGGCTCGCCTGCTCGAACGCTTCGAGCGAGAGCCGGCCAGCTCACCGCATCTGGTTCGCCTGCGCCAGGCGATCGAAACGGAGGGTCTGCCCCCATCCGCACAAATCTCACGGTTGCACCGTTGGGTCGAGTTGCTCGACGCGAGGCGCAACATGTTCTTCGCGCCCCTGGGCGGGCTGATGCTCTGGACCAGCCAGCTCGCCATGCAGATCGAGAGCTGGCGGATCGCCTGCGGCACGACCCTCGGCGACTGGATCGACGCGGTCTCCGAGCTCGAGGCATTGGTTTCCGTCGCCAGCACGGCCTACGAAAACCCGAGCCATACGTTTCCGTCGTTCTCCGGGGGTTCGCCCTGCTTCCGGGCCAGCGAGCTCGGCCACCCCCTCATCCCCACGGAAGATTGCGTCACGAACGATCTCCAGCTCGATGGCGAACGCCAGGTATTGATCGTCTCCGGCTCCAACATGTCCGGCAAGAGCACCCTGCTTCGCAGCGTCGGTGTCGCCGCAGTTCTCGCCCAGGCCGGAGCTCCCGTCTGCGCTCGTTCACTGCAGCTTTCGCCTCTCGCGATCGGCGCTTCGCTGCACGTGATCGATTCCCTACAGGAAGGAACCTCCCACTTCTACGCCGAGATCAAACGCGTGCGCCTCGTCGTCGAGCTGGCCGAGGGCGAACTTCCCCTGCTCTTCCTGCTCGACGAGATCTTCCACGGGACCAATTCCCACGATCGAGGCATCGGCGCCGAAGCCATCGTCAAGGCCCTGATCGAACGGGGCGCAATCGGCCTCGTCACGACCCATGATCTCGCACTCACCCGCGTCGCAGAGGCCCAGGCGCCGAAGGCCGCCAACGTCCACTTCGAAGACCATCTCGAAGACGGCCAGATTGCATTCGACTACCGCATGCGGGAAGGCGTCGTCAGGAAGAGCAACGCCATCGCGCTGATGCGCAGCGTGGGGCTACCGGTCTAGGCGAGCCAGCAGCTTGTCCCAGATCCCGTCGAAGCTGCCATTCGAAAGGGTGACGACGACATCCCCCGGAGCGAGCTCACCCGCCAGGTGATCCACGATGGCATCCACATCCTCACACGCCTGGGCCGAAACCCCGCGAGCGACGAGATCGTCAGCCAGACGATCCGCCGAGAGACGTTCCTTGACGTCGCCAGTGGCGCTGTAGATCGGCGCGTCATCGACCTTCGCGACCACGACGTGTCCGGCGCCGGCAAAGGCCTGGGCATACTCGTCCTGGAAGAGTGCACGACGGCTGGTATTCGAGCGAGGTTCGAAGACCGCCACGATGCGGCGGCCGGCATAGCGAGCCGCGAGCGCCTCGACCGTCGCCCGCACTGCAGTCGGATGGTGGGCGAAATCGTCGATCACGAGGACGCCCCCGGCTTCGCCGCGAATTTCCTGGCGGCGTTTTACGCCGCGGTAGCGCTCAAGAACACCCGCTGCTTCCACCAGGGACGCACCCGTGGCTTCTACCGCCAGGAGCCCAGCCAGGGCATTTGCGACGTTGTGCCCTCCGACCAGCCCGAGACGGGAACGCGCGACGATGTCTCCACTGCGGCGCGCATCTCTGAGGTCGAAGAAGCACCCCCGCTCATCCGTCTCCAGATTCACGGCGACGAGATCACCGGCGGAGCCATGACCCTCGTCGACTCCGTAGCGAACCACCGGACAGGGAGCGTCGGTCAGCACCTCGTCGATCGTCTTGGCTTCCGCTGCGGCGATGATCGTGCCGTCGACAGGCATGCGCGAAACGAGAATGCGGAACTGCTCCTGGATATGCGCCAGATCGCGATAGATATCCGCATGGTCGAATTCGATCGAGGTGATGATCAGCGTCTTCGGGTGGTAGTGGAGAAACTTGGGAGTCTTGTCGAAGAAGACCGTGTCGTATTCGTCACCTTCGACCACGAAATCCGGCCCGTCGCCCTCTCGAAAGCTGCCGTCGAAGTTGGCCGTAATCCCACCGACCAACATCGAAGGATCCCGGCCGAGCTCATGGAGCAGCGTTGCGATCAGACTCGTCGTCGTCGTCTTGCCGTGGGTACCCGTCACCACGACCGAATGCCGCCCGCGGATCGCGTGTTCGTAGAGCGCGTCGGAAAAGGAAAGCACCGGCAATCCGTCGTCCATCGCCGCGCAGGCTTCAACGTTGTCCGGGCGCACCGCGTTTCCGATCACCACGAGATCGGGCCGTCGCGTTCGCACGTGGGCCGGGGAAAAGCCGATCTGCACGGGGATTCCCCAACCTTCGAGGGCTGTGCTCATGGGCGGATAGACGCCCTCGTCGGAGCCCGTCACCTCCCAGCCCCGGCCTTTCAAGAGGCCGGCCAGGGAGCCCATGCCGGTACCGGCAATGGCAACGAAATGCACGTGCAAGTGAGAGCGCTCCCGTAGCTAGGCGGAGAAAGCCTCTCGGACGAGGTCGTGGATCTCGGCACGCAAGGCGAATCGACTCTTCTTTGCCACCAGATGGATCCGGTTGGTCAACATGACCACCACGCAATCGGCTTCGAGATCGATCCAGAGCGACGTTCCGGTGAATCCGAGGTGCCCGATCGAGCTCCTCGAGAAGTGGCTTCCCGACGATGACGCGCCCTCGCTCGGCGTATCCCAGCCGAGCGCCCAATCCGAGTTCTCAGGGAGGTTCTGCCGGGTGGCGAACATCTCGAGCGTCTCGCGGGACAAGGCGTCGCTGCGGCCGTGCCACACATCGAGAAGGGTCTGACCGAAGCGCAATACGTCGTCGGCAGGAGCAAAGAGCCCAGCGTGCCCGGCCACGCCACCCATGACCGATGCGTTCGGGTCGTGCACCTCGCCCCACAGGATGCGGCCACGCCACGGGCAGTTCTCGGTGGCGGCGAAGCCACGACGCAAGGCATCGGGCGCCTCCGCCTCGGCCAGAGGGGCGAAACCGGTCTTCGTCATGCCGAAGGGACGAAACACGCGTTCCTCGCAGACGTCTTCCAGGGGCTTCCCAACGACCGCCTCGATCAACGCGCCGAGCACGATCATGTCGAGGTCTCCATAGACCGCTGCGGTTCCGGGCTCATGCACGAGAGCAGAACGACAGATGCTCTCGATCACCCATTTCTTCGCCTCGGGTGTGCCGATGAGCTGGTCACCCTTCTTCCGCTCGCGCTCGAGCAACGTCTCATGGAAAGCGCGCCACGGCTTGAGCCCCGACGAGTGCGTCAACAGGTGACGGATCGTCACGAATTCCTTGTCCCGCTCTCCAAAATGGGCGAGGTGCTTCGCGACGGGATCGTCGAGCGCGACACTTCCCTCCTTCACGAGGCCCATCATCACCGTCGTCGTGGCCATCACCTTGGTCAACGACGCCAGGTCGAAGTTCGTTTCCCTGGCCATCGGGATGCGCTCGGGGCGTGCCACAGCCAGACCCCGCACGGAGGCATGCTCGAGCAGTTCTCCTTCCCGACGCATGCTCGCCAACACCACCGCGCCGGGCATCACCGCGGTATCAATGGCCTTGTCCAGCGCCCGATCCACCTTGCCGAGCTTGCGCTGGATTACCGCATGCTTCATCGCCTTCTCACCCCCTCTGAACTCCACTCTCAAGCAGCGTCAACGTCCCGCGCCGGCCGTCGAGCTCGGCGCGTACCCCCACAGGCCAGGTGAGGTTGGGGCTCTGGTGCCCGAATGGCAAGCCGAAGACGAGGGGCACACCGAGGGGAGCGAGCAGCTCCATCAAGACCTCCTCGGCCTCCGGCTGGACGCGCTTCTTGTCGTCACATCCAACCAGGTGACCAACGCCGATGCCCTGAACCCCAGCGAGCTTGCCCGCCGCCTCGAGCTGGGTGAGAAGCCGGTCCAGGGCGTAGGGCCGCTCACCGATCTCTTCGAACAACAGGATGGCGCCGCGGGTATCGACCTCCCAGGGCGTTCCCAGGCTGGCCGCCAGGAGAGTCAGCGAGCCACCCACCAGCCTGCCCTTTGCCAACCCGCGGCGTCGGCCCTCCCCCAGGAACGGCGCCTGCTTCTCGCCAGCCAGGGCCGACACGAGGGAAGCCACTTCCGCCGGCGACGGGCCGCGGCGCGCGTTGAACATGAGGCCGTGGAAGCCGGCCAGGCCGGCCAATTTGCGCTGCCAGAGCAGCAACGTCGTGACGTCACTGAAGCCGATCAACGGCTTGCCTGCCTGACGGACCCGAGCGGCATCCAGCCCGCTGACCATTCGCTGGCAGCCGTAGCCTCCGCGGACACACAGAATGGCATCGATCCGCGGATCCTCGACGAAGCCCATCAGTTCCTTCGCCCGGGCGGCATCGGTGCCCGCCAGATAGCCGCGAGCGCGGGTGGGATCCCGGCGGATGCGGATGCGGAAGCCGGCTCCCCGGAGTGCGGCCAACCCGGCAGCGAGCGCATCGGAATCGGCCGGAAACGCCGGAGCGGCGATACCGATCGTATCCCCCGGAACCACCGCGCGCGGCTTTCGGAAACGCGGCACGCGTGGCACTCCCATTGGGGGAAGTCTAGAGGAAGGGTCCGCACGCGCTCGCGGAACGTTCTGCGAGCGCGCGAGAAAACCCTACCGGCAGAGCCGGCGCCACGTAAGGCTCAAGCGCCCGCCCACGCGGGCCGGCCGCTTTCCACCGCGCCGAGGCAGCTGATGCTTCCAGTTTGCGTTGGTCGGGTGCCGCATGCTCAGCAGGCTTCCGGAGGCGAGAGGAATCGTGATCGTCTCGAATTCGCGGGCGGCCTCACCTCGTCTGCGGAACTGGAAATCCCGACAGGCACCGAGGGAGAGCGAGAGGATTCGCGGCGCTTCGCCGAGATCGCGCTCATCGTCGGCATGCCAGCCAATGCAATCGCTGCCGTCCCGATAGTGATTCACCAGGACGTAGTTGCTCTCGAAACCAGTGCGCTCGTAAAGGAGTGCGCGAAGCTCAGCGAGGGCTGGAGACCATGGGCGCGCCACAACCTCACCACCCGAAAATGCGTAGGCGGTGCCGGGATCTCCGTAACCGGCTTGCTGGCGAGGTATCCGCACCATCCGCCCGGTGAAGGGCTGTCGCATCATCGAGGCTTCCGCCGAGTCGAATTCGAGCTCCTCCAATAGACGCGGCATCAGGGCTCGGGCGACCCCCGGCACGAGAAAGCGCGCATCGTACTCGACGCAGGCACCGTTGGCGTTCAGATATTCGATCGCCTCGCCGAGATTGCGGGAAGCACGGACTGCCACGAGCCGAGGTCAGCCGCCGGCGACCGGAGGAAAGAAGTCGATTTCTTTCTCGCCATCGATCCTGGTGGCAGCGCCACCCAGCCAGCGCACGTTCCTGCCCGCCACGAAGATGTTGACCCGCCGGGAGAGGCCGCCGTCCTCGGTGAGCAGATGTTCCCGAAGCGCCGGCCAGCGCGCGGCCAGGCTCTCGATCAAGGTCTGGATCGTCGCGTCGGGGGGCAATTCTATGTCCAATGTCTTCGCTCCAACGATCGGGCGAAGCATGGCGTAGAACGTGAGCTTCATGGCCTAACGAACTTCCAGCTCCTCGAGCTTCTCCTTGGACACCACGCCCTCTTCCCATCCCCGCGCGGCGTAGTATTCGACCAGCATGTCGCTGAGCTCGGAGACATGTCCCTTGGAACCCCCCAGGGTCGAGGCTTCTTCGGTATAACGCGCGGGCAGCATATCGGCTTCGACGCCGGCCAGGTTGTTGTAGTGGCGTTCCATGTTGTAGATGCGTTCGCCCGTGCGCATGACGTCATCCGCACTGAACTGGATGCCCATCGCGGTCGCGTATTGGGCGGCATACACCTCTGCGTCCTCTGCGAAGGCGCTGAATTTGCAGAGATCGAGGCTATCCGAAAACGCGTGGAGATCCTGGAAGACCTTGACCAGCTCGCCCTTGCCTTTCCATTCGAGCGGATCGGCTTCGATCGGCACCACCCCGAGCTCGGCGGCTGCGACATAGGCGCGCAAATGGCAAGCGCCTCGGTTGCTCGTGGCGTAGCCGAGGCCCATGCCCTTCAGGCCTCGCGGATCGTACGCCGGCAAGGCCTGACCCTTCACCGTCATGGAGATCTCCGGATGGCCGATCTCGGCTGCGGCCATCGCCGGCCCTTCGCCCAATGCCTTGCCCAGACCTCGACGAGCACCGACATCTTCGGTCAACGCCACCATCGCCTGGGTATCTCCCCAGGCCAGCCCCTGGCCCTCGGCGACCCAACCCTTCTCGGTTGCCTCCATCCACATGGAATAGGCGTTGCCGAGTTCGATGGGATCCATGCCCAGGTCGTTGCACTGGTCGATCAGCTTCGCGATGGCCGCCACATCGTCGTTGTCGCAGTTGGCGCCGAGGCTCCAGGCCGGCTCGTACTCGACACTCTCCATGCGCAGCCCCTTCCACGGGCCCTCTTTGATTTCGACTTCTTTCTTGCACGCCACCGGACACGCATGGCAGGTCGGATTTCCGACGAGAATGTTCTGCTCGACGAATTCGCCGCTGATCTTCTCTGCACGGTCGCCGAACGCAGTGAGCTGGCTGTTGCGCGTGCCCAGCGCGCCGATCGTATTCGTGCCATTCATCAGCACGTTGGTGCCGTACACGGAGAGCCCGCCCTTGCGCGGGCTGGTGATGTTGCCCTCGTCGCGAATCGTATCCAGTGCCCGGCTGCGTATGGCCTTCCAGGCATCCGCGTCGTCGACCGTGCTCTTCTTCTTCCCCGCCCGGACCACGATGGCCTTGAGGTTCTTCGCACCTCCCACCGCGCCCGTGCCTCCGCGCCCGAACGCACGGTCATCTTCGTTCAGCCAGGCCGCGAACCGCACGAGGTTCTCGCCAGCGGGGCCGATCGCGGTGACAGAGAGATCCTTCTCGCCGTAGCGCTCCTGGAGGATTCGAATGGTCTCATGGATGTTCTTGCCCCAGAGATCGGACGCGTCGCGCAGCTCGAGCTGACCATCCTCGATGAAAGCGTATACGGGGGCGTCGGCGCGCCCTTCGAAGACGAGGCCATCGAAACCAGCCCAATGCAGACGCGCCCCGCTCCATCCACCCTGGTGGCTATCGGTCACGGTTCCGGTGAGCGGCGATTTCGTGACACAAGCCCAGCGGCCACTCATGCTCGTTTCGCTGCCGGTCAGGGGGCCATTCATGAAGCAGAGCAGGTTGTCCGGGGAGAGAGCCTCGACCTCCGGGCCCGCTTCGAGCACGTAGCGGACGCCGAGGCCGCGTGCGCCTACATAGCTGCGCACCCAATCCTCGGGCGCCGGTCGCATCTCCCATGTCCTGGCGGCAAGATCGATGTGGGCAATATCTCGACCGAAGGTGCAGAGCTCCATGACGTCCTCCAGGAAAAGTGACAACTGGGGGGCCAACGTACCCTACCAGGGCGTGCGAGGCCTCAACCCGGCGGGTGAGCGATGAACAGAGCGTCGCGTTCTTCCTGAGAGACGAAGCAGCCTCGACGCCCAGCCGCGCGGAGGGCAAGACGCAGCTTGCGTGCGTCGCTCTCGTAGAAGGCGTCGAGCAGACGCAGGTCTTCACCGACCTGATCCGCGTTCTCGCGAGCATCCGGCTTCTCGAGCAGCTGTCCGGCAATCTGCTTCAGAACGGCCTGGGACTCGCCGCCAAGCAAGCGCTCGATTCCCGGCATCCGATTCTCGATCCGCCTGAACGCAACGACGCGGGACCCTCGGACGAGCGGGAGCTCCGGCAAACGG is drawn from bacterium and contains these coding sequences:
- the thiD gene encoding bifunctional hydroxymethylpyrimidine kinase/phosphomethylpyrimidine kinase — protein: MTSRRIACSVAGSDPTGGAGLQLDLQVFRALGVHGAAVPTALTIQDTVKVHRVLPTFPSVVLDQLRVLFGDLPPHALKLGMLASDDVVRNVAWGLEVLPPATPIVIDPILFSSSGTPLLERRAWPMLQELFGRAALVTPNRPEAEALLGCDVGTPKAAEEAARAFIKEFGAEAALVKGGHAEGAPDDVLAHREGDEIRVEWLSGERIETGPVHGTGCALSAAVTAELAMGRGLRDAVVTAHAFVADAIRNSFPAGSGARLLGFPAPA
- a CDS encoding DNA mismatch repair protein MutS — its product is MSETPQEIYADRKARRSADADRWAALDARLQRVRLGVFAVGVAMAFAVFGADALDFRWLALPTVLFIGLLFWHDRVLGFRARAERATAFFERGIARLEHRFAGNGTSGSEHEPADHAYARDLDLFGEGSLFERMCLARTRGGEEMLASWLLSPAKVEDVIARQEAAIELRDRLDLREDLCLVGDDVRSGLHPETLRRWGEAPPVGFHAAHRVIAVTMAVVTLTTLAAWLLGSLGPAGPVAFAFVGAAQLAFAWRIRRRVQATVKAVDGPTRDLDLLARLLERFEREPASSPHLVRLRQAIETEGLPPSAQISRLHRWVELLDARRNMFFAPLGGLMLWTSQLAMQIESWRIACGTTLGDWIDAVSELEALVSVASTAYENPSHTFPSFSGGSPCFRASELGHPLIPTEDCVTNDLQLDGERQVLIVSGSNMSGKSTLLRSVGVAAVLAQAGAPVCARSLQLSPLAIGASLHVIDSLQEGTSHFYAEIKRVRLVVELAEGELPLLFLLDEIFHGTNSHDRGIGAEAIVKALIERGAIGLVTTHDLALTRVAEAQAPKAANVHFEDHLEDGQIAFDYRMREGVVRKSNAIALMRSVGLPV
- a CDS encoding UDP-N-acetylmuramate dehydrogenase, which produces MGSLAGLLKGRGWEVTGSDEGVYPPMSTALEGWGIPVQIGFSPAHVRTRRPDLVVIGNAVRPDNVEACAAMDDGLPVLSFSDALYEHAIRGRHSVVVTGTHGKTTTTSLIATLLHELGRDPSMLVGGITANFDGSFREGDGPDFVVEGDEYDTVFFDKTPKFLHYHPKTLIITSIEFDHADIYRDLAHIQEQFRILVSRMPVDGTIIAAAEAKTIDEVLTDAPCPVVRYGVDEGHGSAGDLVAVNLETDERGCFFDLRDARRSGDIVARSRLGLVGGHNVANALAGLLAVEATGASLVEAAGVLERYRGVKRRQEIRGEAGGVLVIDDFAHHPTAVRATVEALAARYAGRRIVAVFEPRSNTSRRALFQDEYAQAFAGAGHVVVAKVDDAPIYSATGDVKERLSADRLADDLVARGVSAQACEDVDAIVDHLAGELAPGDVVVTLSNGSFDGIWDKLLARLDR
- a CDS encoding beta-lactamase family protein, whose amino-acid sequence is MKHAVIQRKLGKVDRALDKAIDTAVMPGAVVLASMRREGELLEHASVRGLAVARPERIPMARETNFDLASLTKVMATTTVMMGLVKEGSVALDDPVAKHLAHFGERDKEFVTIRHLLTHSSGLKPWRAFHETLLERERKKGDQLIGTPEAKKWVIESICRSALVHEPGTAAVYGDLDMIVLGALIEAVVGKPLEDVCEERVFRPFGMTKTGFAPLAEAEAPDALRRGFAATENCPWRGRILWGEVHDPNASVMGGVAGHAGLFAPADDVLRFGQTLLDVWHGRSDALSRETLEMFATRQNLPENSDWALGWDTPSEGASSSGSHFSRSSIGHLGFTGTSLWIDLEADCVVVMLTNRIHLVAKKSRFALRAEIHDLVREAFSA
- a CDS encoding LD-carboxypeptidase, with amino-acid sequence MPRFRKPRAVVPGDTIGIAAPAFPADSDALAAGLAALRGAGFRIRIRRDPTRARGYLAGTDAARAKELMGFVEDPRIDAILCVRGGYGCQRMVSGLDAARVRQAGKPLIGFSDVTTLLLWQRKLAGLAGFHGLMFNARRGPSPAEVASLVSALAGEKQAPFLGEGRRRGLAKGRLVGGSLTLLAASLGTPWEVDTRGAILLFEEIGERPYALDRLLTQLEAAGKLAGVQGIGVGHLVGCDDKKRVQPEAEEVLMELLAPLGVPLVFGLPFGHQSPNLTWPVGVRAELDGRRGTLTLLESGVQRG
- a CDS encoding alpha-ketoglutarate-dependent dioxygenase AlkB gives rise to the protein MAVRASRNLGEAIEYLNANGACVEYDARFLVPGVARALMPRLLEELEFDSAEASMMRQPFTGRMVRIPRQQAGYGDPGTAYAFSGGEVVARPWSPALAELRALLYERTGFESNYVLVNHYRDGSDCIGWHADDERDLGEAPRILSLSLGACRDFQFRRRGEAAREFETITIPLASGSLLSMRHPTNANWKHQLPRRGGKRPARVGGRLSLTWRRLCR
- a CDS encoding MoaD/ThiS family protein is translated as MKLTFYAMLRPIVGAKTLDIELPPDATIQTLIESLAARWPALREHLLTEDGGLSRRVNIFVAGRNVRWLGGAATRIDGEKEIDFFPPVAGG
- a CDS encoding aldehyde ferredoxin oxidoreductase family protein; translated protein: MELCTFGRDIAHIDLAARTWEMRPAPEDWVRSYVGARGLGVRYVLEAGPEVEALSPDNLLCFMNGPLTGSETSMSGRWACVTKSPLTGTVTDSHQGGWSGARLHWAGFDGLVFEGRADAPVYAFIEDGQLELRDASDLWGKNIHETIRILQERYGEKDLSVTAIGPAGENLVRFAAWLNEDDRAFGRGGTGAVGGAKNLKAIVVRAGKKKSTVDDADAWKAIRSRALDTIRDEGNITSPRKGGLSVYGTNVLMNGTNTIGALGTRNSQLTAFGDRAEKISGEFVEQNILVGNPTCHACPVACKKEVEIKEGPWKGLRMESVEYEPAWSLGANCDNDDVAAIAKLIDQCNDLGMDPIELGNAYSMWMEATEKGWVAEGQGLAWGDTQAMVALTEDVGARRGLGKALGEGPAMAAAEIGHPEISMTVKGQALPAYDPRGLKGMGLGYATSNRGACHLRAYVAAAELGVVPIEADPLEWKGKGELVKVFQDLHAFSDSLDLCKFSAFAEDAEVYAAQYATAMGIQFSADDVMRTGERIYNMERHYNNLAGVEADMLPARYTEEASTLGGSKGHVSELSDMLVEYYAARGWEEGVVSKEKLEELEVR